The following are encoded in a window of Parambassis ranga chromosome 15, fParRan2.1, whole genome shotgun sequence genomic DNA:
- the alox5a gene encoding polyunsaturated fatty acid 5-lipoxygenase has protein sequence MPNYTVTVATGNQWFAGTDDYIYITLVGTERCSERTLLDKPLYNDFERGAVDSYDVRVEENLGDIVLVKIEKKKYWVQDDWYCRYITVKTPSGDYVEFPCFRWLVDDKEVVLRDGQAHLPQDDKTSLVKQHRQKELDTRRKTIRWKEWQPGFPMSVDANRHKDLPRDIQFDSEKGVDFVLNYSKAIENLFVNQFMHMFQSSWSDFNDFETIFVRIKNTISEYVMQHWKEDFMFGYQFLNGCNPVVIQKCTKLPDKFPVTHDMVSVSLERDLTLEKEIEAGNMYLVDYELLDGITPNSTDPCTLQYLAAPICLLYKNAQNKILPIAIQLGQTPGENNPIFLPTDDQYDWLLAKIWVRSADFQHHQTVTHLLKTHLMTEVFAIAMYRQLPAVHPVYKLIIPHVRFTIAINTKAREQLICECGIFDKANATGGGGHVQLVQKAMKSLTFRSLCFPDMIKIRGVDKKEELPTYFYRDDGYKVWEATKSFVSDVVCIYYTSDEKVQGDEEIQAFVKDVCSFGMQDFDQCEFPKSLKTREELTEYLTVIVFTASAQHAAVNFGQYDWCSWIPNAPSTMRKPPPNQKGLANVDLIIESLPDRGRSSWHLGAVWALSQYQENELYLGMYPDEHFIEKSVKEAMEKFRKQLAEITSSIKKRNEGKKLPYYNMSPDKIPNSVAV, from the exons ATGCCTAATTACACAGTGACTGTGGCCACAGGGAACCAGTGGTTCGCAGGGACAGATGATTACATCTACATCACGCTGGTGGGCACGGAGCGATGCAGCGAGAGAACGCTGCTGGACAAGCCTCTGTACAATGACTTTGAGAGGGGGGCA GTGGACTCCTATGATGTGCGAGTTGAGGAAAACCTGGGTGACATTGTCCTGGTAAAGATAGAGAAGAAGAAGTACTGGGTGCAGGATGACTGGTACTGCAGGTACATCACAGTTAAGACCCCGTCTGGAGACTATGTGGAGTTCCCCTGTTTTCGCTGGCTGGTGGATGACAAGGAAGTGGTGCTGCGAGATGGACAAG CACACCTGCCTCAGGATGATAAGACCAGCCTGGTCAAGCAGCACAGGCAAAAAGAGCTCGATACAAGGAGAAAAACAATCAG ATGGAAGGAGTGGCAGCCTGGCTTTCCCATGAGCGTAGATGCCAACAGACATAAGGATCTGCCCAGAGACATCCAGTTTGACAGTGAGAAGGGAGTGGACTTCGTACTGAACTACAGTAAGGC TATAGAGAACCTCTTTGTGAACCAGTTCATGCACATGTTCCAGTCCTCCTGGAGCGACTTCAACGACTTTGAAACCATCTTTGTAAGAATCAAAAACACAATCTCAG aGTATGTGATGCAGCACTGGAAAGAGGACTTCATGTTTGGATACCAGTTTCTGAATGGCTGCAACCCGGTGGTTATCCAGAAGTGCACCAAACTCCCGGATAAGTTTCCTGTCACTCATGACATGGTGTCTGTCAGCCTGGAAAGGGACCTGACCCTTGAAAAAGAAATAGAg GCAGGTAACATGTACCTAGTAGACTACGAGCTGTTGGACGGCATCACTCCAAACAGCACAGACCCGTGCACGCTGCAGTACCTGGCAGCTCCGATATGTCTGCTTTATAAGAACGCCCAGAACAAGATCCTGCCCATCGCCATTCAG CTTGGACAGACTCCTGGTGAAAACAACCCGATCTTCCTGCCAACTGACGATCAATATGACTGGCTGCTGGCTAAGATCTGGGTCCGCTCAGCCGACTTCCAGCACCACCAGACTGTCACACACCTGCTCAAGACACACCTGATGACGGAGGTGTTTGCCATCGCCATGTACAGGCAGCTTCCAGCTGTTCACCCTGTGTATAAG CTAATCATCCCACATGTTCGGTTTACCATTGCCATCAACACCAAGGCCAGAGAGCAGCTCATCTGTGAGTGTGGCATTTTTGACAAG GCCAATGCAACAGGTGGAGGCGGTCATGTCCAGCTGGTTCAGAAGGCCATGAAGTCTCTGACCTTCAGGTCTCTGTGCTTCCCTGATATGATCAAGATCCGCGGTGTGGACAAGAAGGAGGAGCTGCCTACATACTTTTACAGGGATGATGGCTACAAGGTGTGGGAGGCAACCAAGAG CTTTGTGTCTGATGTGGTCTGCATTTATTACACCAGCGATGAAAAGGTGCAGGGAGATGAAGAAATCCAGGCCTTCGTTAAAGACGTGTGCAGCTTCGGCATGCAGGACTTCGATCAATGTG AGTTTCCAAAGTCCCTGAAAACACGCGAGGAGCTGACAGAGTACCTGACCGTCATTGTGTTCACGGCGTCCGCCCAGCATGCAGCTGTCAACTTTGGACAA TATGACTGGTGTTCCTGGATCCCCAATGCTCCATCCACCATGCGGAAGCCCCCACCCAACCAGAAGGGCCTGGCAAATGTGGACCTCATCATCGAGAGCCTTCCTGACCGTGGACGCTCCAGCTGGCACCTGGGTGCTGTCTGGGCTCTCAGCCAGTACCAGGAGAACGAG CTGTACCTGGGCATGTATCCTGATGAGCACTTTATCGAGAAGTCGGTGAAGGAGGCCATGGAGAAGTTCAGGAAGCAGCTGGCAGAGATAACAAGCTCCATAAAGAAGAGGAACGAAGGAAAGAAGCTGCCGTACTACAACATGTCCCCAGACAAAATCCCCAACAGTGTTGCTGTTTGA
- the marchf8 gene encoding E3 ubiquitin-protein ligase MARCHF8 isoform X3, giving the protein MNSCWKMKIQNEKPLGHSASRSSNISKAGSPTSVNAPCSFSRTSVSPSSQDICRICHCEGDDESPLITPCHCTGSLRFVHQACLQQWIKSSDTRCCELCKYEFIMETKLKPLRKWEKLQMTASERRKIMCSVTFHVIAITCVVWSLYVLIDRTADEIRQAGRIPGILEWPFWTKLVVVAIGFTGGLVFMYVQCKVYIHLWRRLKAYNRVIYVQNLPDTFKKVALEKPPLMEPSLENKEALAPAQSDTNSSQYTETEDYSMEVLHV; this is encoded by the exons AATGAAAAGCCTCTGGGTCATTCAGCAAGCCGGTCCAGCAATATATCAAAG GCGGGAAGCCCGACTTCAGTCAATGCTCCCTGCAGTTTTTCCAGGACATCTGTGTCCCCGTCCAGCCAGGACATCTGCAG GATTTGTCACTGTGAAGGGGATGACGAGAGTCCTCTGATCACTCCATGCCACTGCACAGGGAGCCTGCGCTTCGTCCACCAGGCCTGTCTGCAGCAGTGGATCAAGAGCTCCGACACTCGCTGCTGTGAGCTCTGTAAATATGAGTTCATCATGGAGACCAAGCTCAAACCTCTGCGCAAG tgggagaAACTACAGATGACGGCGAGCGAGAGGAGGAAGATCATGTGCTCGGTCACCTTCCACGTCATCGCCATCACCTGCGTGGTGTGGTCGCTCTACGTTCTCATCGACAGAACAGCAGATGAAATAAGACaag CCGGAAGAATCCCAG GAATTCTGGAATGGCCTTTCTGGACCAAACTTGTCGTGGTGGCCATTGGCTTCACAGGCGGACTGGTTTTCATGTATGTCCAGTGCAAAGTCTACATCCATCTATGGAGGAGACTTAAAGCTTACAACCGGGTCATATACGTGCAAAACCTGCCGGACACGTTTAAAAAGGTGGCGCTGGAGAAGCCACCTCTCATGGAGCCGAGTCTGGAGAACAAGGAGGCGTTGGCTCCAGCTCAGTCAGACACAAACTCCTCCCagtacacagagacagaggactatAGTATGGAAGTGCTCCATGTCTGA
- the marchf8 gene encoding E3 ubiquitin-protein ligase MARCHF8 isoform X4, protein MNSCWKMKIQNEKPLGHSASRSSNISKAGSPTSVNAPCSFSRTSVSPSSQDICRICHCEGDDESPLITPCHCTGSLRFVHQACLQQWIKSSDTRCCELCKYEFIMETKLKPLRKWEKLQMTASERRKIMCSVTFHVIAITCVVWSLYVLIDRTADEIRQGILEWPFWTKLVVVAIGFTGGLVFMYVQCKVYIHLWRRLKAYNRVIYVQNLPDTFKKVALEKPPLMEPSLENKEALAPAQSDTNSSQYTETEDYSMEVLHV, encoded by the exons AATGAAAAGCCTCTGGGTCATTCAGCAAGCCGGTCCAGCAATATATCAAAG GCGGGAAGCCCGACTTCAGTCAATGCTCCCTGCAGTTTTTCCAGGACATCTGTGTCCCCGTCCAGCCAGGACATCTGCAG GATTTGTCACTGTGAAGGGGATGACGAGAGTCCTCTGATCACTCCATGCCACTGCACAGGGAGCCTGCGCTTCGTCCACCAGGCCTGTCTGCAGCAGTGGATCAAGAGCTCCGACACTCGCTGCTGTGAGCTCTGTAAATATGAGTTCATCATGGAGACCAAGCTCAAACCTCTGCGCAAG tgggagaAACTACAGATGACGGCGAGCGAGAGGAGGAAGATCATGTGCTCGGTCACCTTCCACGTCATCGCCATCACCTGCGTGGTGTGGTCGCTCTACGTTCTCATCGACAGAACAGCAGATGAAATAAGACaag GAATTCTGGAATGGCCTTTCTGGACCAAACTTGTCGTGGTGGCCATTGGCTTCACAGGCGGACTGGTTTTCATGTATGTCCAGTGCAAAGTCTACATCCATCTATGGAGGAGACTTAAAGCTTACAACCGGGTCATATACGTGCAAAACCTGCCGGACACGTTTAAAAAGGTGGCGCTGGAGAAGCCACCTCTCATGGAGCCGAGTCTGGAGAACAAGGAGGCGTTGGCTCCAGCTCAGTCAGACACAAACTCCTCCCagtacacagagacagaggactatAGTATGGAAGTGCTCCATGTCTGA
- the slc25a16 gene encoding solute carrier family 25 member 16 codes for MTSEASVSTPRTMSSTPTNRDYYWLRSFVAGGVAGCCAKTTIAPLDRIKILLQAQNPHYKHLGVFATLQAVPKKEGILGLYKGNGAMMVRIFPYGAIQFMAFDKYKKLLSKRIGISGHIHRLMAGSMAGMTAVICTYPLDMVRARLAFQVTGYHRYTGIINAFHTIYLKEGGIRGFYRGLTPTLIGMAPYAGLSFFTFGTLKSIGLKRFPEMLGRPSSDNPDVLILKTHVNLLCGGVAGAIAQTASYPLDVARRRMQLGTVLPDSDKCVSPIKTLTYIYKEYGITRGLYRGLSLNYIRCVPSQAVAFTTYEFMKQVLHLN; via the exons ATGACATCGGAGGCTTCTGTCTCCACACCTCGCACCATGAGCAGCACCCCTACCAACAGGGACTACTACTGGCTTCGCTCCTTTGTAGCTGGAG GTGTTGCAGGATGCTGTGCCAAGACCACTATTGCTCCCCTGGACAGAATCAAGATTCTTCTTCAAGCACAGAACCCCCATTACAAACATCTTG GAGTTTTTGCCACTCTCCAAGCTGTGCCTAAGAAAGAAGGCATCCTGGGTTTGTACAAGGGTAATGGGGCAATGATGGTCAGGATATTTCCTTATGGAGCTATCCAATTCATGGCCTTTGACAAATATAAAAAG CTGTTAAGTAAACGGATTGGGATCTCGGGGCACATCCATCGCCTCATGGCAGGATCTATGGCAG GGATGACGGCGGTGATATGCACCTATCCTCTGGATATGGTCCGTGCGAGGTTGGCCTTCCAGGTGACAGGATATCATCGCTACACTGGAATAATTAATGCTTTCCACACCATTTACCTTAAG GAAGGAGGCATCAGGGGCTTCTACAGGGGACTTACTCCCACACTTATTGGAATGGCCCCTTACGCAG GTCTCTCATTCTTCACATTTGGCACCCTAAAGAGCATCGGCTTGAAGCGTTTCCCAGAAATGCTGGGTCGCCCCTCCTCAGACAACCCAGATGTCCTCATTCTAAAAACCCACGTCAACCTGCTCTGTGGAGGAGTCGCCGGAGCCATCGCTCAGACAGCATC GTACCCCTTGGATGTGGCTAGAAGAAGAATGCAGTTGGGCACTGTGCTTCCTGACTCAGacaagtgtgt ATCACCGATCAAGACCCTGACGTACATCTATAAGGAGTATGGGATCACAAGGGGTCTGTACCGAGGCCTTTCTCTCAACTACATCCGCTGCGTCCCCTCTCAGGCTGTGGCCTTCACCACATATGAGTTCATGAAGCAGGTCCTCCACCTGAACTAA